In a single window of the Longimicrobium sp. genome:
- a CDS encoding putative bifunctional diguanylate cyclase/phosphodiesterase has translation MPDRSARSHTDWSRLSARTLGVPAALLLSRAPDGTRVERPHGDPSLLDALRAGMERAMASAEPQAAAGALAVPVRDASGTVLGALGVAEPGRAWKQPELGLLMELAAGAAAELAARDAMTALRDSEERFRAMFEGAAIGVLVVTMDGRIVQTNTAYREMVRLGEKELHGLEFWKLNHPDDADGSLSLFRDMAAGRRNSYRVEKRYLLPSGTTIWVHLAASAVRDGAGKPRFCVAMVENVTGRKAAEERLRHDALHDALTDLPNRTLFGTRLAQAAARTGEDGTPRPFAVVFLDLERFKLVTDSLGHLKGDELLRIVAARLLACVGPADTVARFGGDEFVLLLDGVADPAEAGRRAEQIQAALSAPVSLGGYEVFTSASIGVALSGDAGGHPDELLRNADAAMYHARSLGAERFAVFTRSMHHESLRRLQLETDLRQAVRRGEFRLVYQPIVELATERTVGWEVLVRWHHPERGLVGPVEFIGVAEDTGLIVPLGRWVLRGACRQLAAWEAEFPGDEPRFVCVNLSARQFGDARLLQEVEAAVGEHGLRPGSLKLELTESTVMRDPDQAIPLLRRFRALGIPIYLDDFGTGYSSLSLLHQLPLDGLKIDRSFVQRPDGTAVVQTIVALARSLGVAIVAEGIEEPAQFAALRAMGCEYGQGYLFARPQDPEQVPASLRRPVAAAAS, from the coding sequence GCGTCCGCCGAGCCGCAGGCCGCCGCCGGCGCGCTGGCCGTGCCGGTGCGGGACGCCAGCGGCACCGTGCTGGGCGCGCTGGGCGTGGCGGAACCCGGACGGGCGTGGAAGCAGCCGGAGCTGGGACTGCTGATGGAGCTGGCCGCGGGCGCCGCCGCCGAGCTCGCCGCGCGCGACGCCATGACGGCCCTGCGCGACAGCGAGGAGCGCTTCCGCGCCATGTTCGAGGGCGCGGCCATCGGCGTGCTGGTGGTGACCATGGACGGCCGCATCGTGCAGACCAACACCGCCTACCGCGAGATGGTGCGCCTGGGCGAGAAGGAGCTGCACGGGCTGGAGTTCTGGAAGCTCAACCATCCCGACGACGCGGACGGCAGCCTGTCGCTGTTCCGCGACATGGCCGCCGGACGGCGCAACTCGTATCGCGTGGAAAAGCGCTACCTGCTCCCCAGCGGAACCACCATCTGGGTGCACCTGGCGGCGTCGGCGGTGCGCGACGGGGCGGGAAAGCCGCGGTTCTGCGTGGCGATGGTGGAAAACGTCACCGGCCGCAAGGCCGCCGAGGAGCGCCTGCGCCACGACGCCCTTCACGACGCGCTTACGGACCTTCCCAACCGTACGCTGTTCGGCACGCGGCTGGCCCAGGCCGCGGCGCGCACAGGCGAGGACGGCACCCCGCGGCCCTTCGCGGTAGTGTTCCTGGACCTGGAGCGCTTCAAGCTGGTCACCGACTCGCTGGGCCACCTGAAGGGCGACGAGCTGCTGCGGATCGTGGCGGCCCGGCTGCTGGCGTGCGTGGGCCCGGCCGACACGGTGGCGCGCTTCGGAGGCGACGAGTTCGTGCTGCTGCTGGACGGGGTGGCCGACCCTGCCGAGGCGGGCCGGCGCGCGGAGCAGATCCAGGCCGCGCTCTCGGCCCCCGTCAGCCTGGGCGGATACGAGGTGTTCACCTCGGCCAGCATCGGCGTGGCGCTCTCGGGCGACGCCGGGGGCCATCCGGACGAGCTGCTGCGCAACGCCGATGCCGCCATGTACCACGCCCGCTCGCTGGGCGCCGAGCGCTTCGCCGTCTTCACCCGCTCCATGCACCACGAGTCGCTGCGGCGGCTTCAGCTGGAAACGGACCTGCGCCAGGCGGTGCGCCGGGGCGAGTTCCGCCTGGTCTATCAGCCCATCGTGGAGCTGGCGACGGAGCGCACCGTGGGATGGGAGGTGCTGGTGCGCTGGCACCACCCGGAGCGTGGGCTGGTGGGGCCGGTGGAGTTCATCGGGGTGGCCGAGGACACGGGGCTGATCGTGCCGCTGGGGCGCTGGGTGCTGCGCGGGGCCTGTCGGCAGCTGGCCGCGTGGGAGGCGGAGTTCCCGGGTGACGAGCCGCGGTTCGTGTGCGTGAACCTGTCTGCGCGGCAGTTCGGCGACGCGCGGCTGCTGCAGGAGGTGGAGGCCGCCGTCGGCGAGCACGGGCTGCGCCCCGGGAGCCTGAAGCTGGAGCTTACCGAGAGCACGGTGATGCGCGATCCCGACCAGGCCATCCCCCTCCTGCGCCGCTTCCGCGCGCTGGGCATTCCCATCTACCTGGACGATTTCGGCACCGGCTACTCGTCGCTCAGCCTGCTTCACCAGCTGCCCCTGGACGGGCTGAAGATCGACCGCTCCTTCGTGCAGCGCCCGGACGGCACGGCGGTGGTGCAGACCATCGTGGCGCTGGCCCGCAGCCTGGGCGTGGCCATCGTCGCCGAAGGCATCGAGGAGCCCGCGCAGTTCGCCGCGCTGCGGGCCATGGGGTGCGAGTACGGCCAGGGCTACCTCTTCGCCCGGCCGCAGGACCCCGAGCAGGTTCCCGCCTCCCTCCGCCGCCCGGTCGCCGCGGCCGCGTCCTGA